The Schizosaccharomyces pombe strain 972h- genome assembly, chromosome: I genome contains a region encoding:
- a CDS encoding protein phosphatase inhibitor produces the protein MELTRPLGDISSSATVTIESTEESASISHEESENVLHLQPEPVRRVRWTVSTVDNEHMNKKKSKVCCIFHKQRKFDESSSDSDSDSDSDSSCSSCCSRNAYERA, from the exons ATGGAACTCACAAGACCGTTAGGTGATATCTCCTCATCAGCTACAGTTACCATTGAAAGTACGGAGGAATCCGCGTCAATAAGCCATGAAGAATCTGAGAATGTGCTCCATTTACAACCGGAACCAGTCAGAAGAGTTAGATGGACGGTAAGCACTGTAGATAATGAGcatatgaataaaaagaaatcgaAAG TGTGCTGTATCTTTCACAAACAGAGAAAGTTTGATGAAAGTTCATCCGATTCAGATAGTGATTCGGACTCGGATTCCTCTTGTTCCTCATGTTGCAGTCGCAATGCATATGAACGCGCTTAG
- the cpc2 gene encoding 40S ribosomal protein RACK1 — translation MPEQLVLRATLEGHSGWVTSLSTAPENPDILLSGSRDKSIILWNLVRDDVNYGVAQRRLTGHSHFVSDCALSFDSHYALSASWDKTIRLWDLEKGECTHQFVGHTSDVLSVSISPDNRQVVSGSRDKTIKIWNIIGNCKYTITDGGHSDWVSCVRFSPNPDNLTFVSAGWDKAVKVWDLETFSLRTSHYGHTGYVSAVTISPDGSLCASGGRDGTLMLWDLNESTHLYSLEAKANINALVFSPNRYWLCAATGSSIRIFDLETQEKVDELTVDFVGVGKKSSEPECISLTWSPDGQTLFSGWTDNLIRVWQVTK, via the exons ATGCCAGAACAACTTGTGCTCCGTGCAACTCTCGAAGGTCACTCTGGATGGGTTACATCTCTTTCTACTGCCCCCGAGAACCCTGATATTCTTCTTTCCGGTTCTCGTGACAAGTCCATCATTTTG TGGAACTTGGTCCGTGATGACGTGAATTATGGAGTCGCACAGAGACGTTTGACCGGCCACAGCCACTTCGTTTCTGACTGTGCCCTTTCCTTCGATAGTCACTATGCCTTGTCTGCCTCTTGGGATAAGACCATCCGTTTGTGGGATCTTGAGAAGGGTGAGTGCACTCACCAATTCGTTGGCCACACCAGCGATGTCTTATCTGTCTCCATTTCTCCTGACAACCGCCAGGTTGTTTCTGGTTCCCGTGACAAGACCATTAAGATTTGGAACATTATTGGTAACTGCAAGTACACTATCACCGATGGTGGTCACTCTGACTGGGTTTCTTGTGTGCGCTTCTCTCCTAACCCCGATAACCTTACCTTCGTCTCTGCTGGTTGGGACAAGGCCGTTAAG GTTTGGGATTTGGAAACCTTCTCCCTTCGCACTTCTCACTATGGCCATACTGGTTACGTATCTGCAGTCACCATCTCCCCTGATGGATCTCTTTGTGCTTCCGGTGGAAGAGACGGTACCTTGATGCTTTGGGATCTTAACGAGTCTACCCACCTCTACTCTTTGGAAGCCAAGGCTAACATTAATGCCCTTGTTTTCTCCCCTAACCGTTACTGGCTTTGTGCCGCCACTGGTTCTTCCATTCGTATCTTCGATTTGGAGACTCAAGAGAAGGTTGATGAACTTACTGTTGACTTTGTTGGTGTTGGCAAGAAGAGCTCTGAGCCTGAGTGTATTTCTCTTACCTGGTCTCCTGATGGCCAAACTTTGTTCTCTGGCTGGACTGATAATCTCATTCGTGTCTGGCAAGTTACcaagtaa
- a CDS encoding uncharacterized protein (conserved eukaryotic protein, human HAPSTR1 ortholog, stress response protein) produces the protein MDTNLNFSPSQSNDLSTSSGYENVLSHFKQAALSVTQLYQASTTEVLKAQKAGYNQALREVLELIESGASIDFISQYCLEKLASSDNDSSVHNHHDNSVLRNEDTQLQPHIVCNRTVRAGRPVLDEDDEEMNIATPHKRRVYDLNSSWMKRGRR, from the coding sequence atggaTACAAATTTAAACTTCTCTCCTTCTCAGTCAAATGATCTGTCTACATCATCAGGAtatgaaaatgttttatctCATTTTAAGCAGGCAGCTTTGAGCGTTACTCAATTATATCAAGCGTCTACTACTGAAGTTTTAAAAGCACAAAAAGCTGGGTACAATCAGGCTCTTCGGGAGGTTCTTGAACTTATTGAATCAGGTGCCAGTATTGACTTTATTTCACAGTATTGCCTCGAGAAGCTCGCTTCTAGCGATAACGATTCCTCCGTTCACAACCATCACGACAATTCTGTCTTAAGAAATGAAGATACACAACTACAGCCTCATATTGTATGCAATAGAACTGTACGCGCCGGTCGCCCAGTCTTGGATGAGGATGACGAGGAAATGAACATTGCTACCCCACATAAACGCAGAGTTTACGACTTGAATTCTAGCTGGATGAAACGTGGACGAAGGTGA